CTGAACAGGACAAACCCCGAGGCGATTTCAACCGCGCCGCCGGAGGAAAAAAACATTGCCGTCCAGAAAAATCCCGCCGCCTCGTCCATCACGATTGTCTGCGGGTCTTTCGCGCCGAGGGCGCGCGCCTCCCAGCCGCACACAAAGACCGCCGCCGCCGTGAAAACAAGGCAGAAAACGGCAAACTGCTGCCCGTCCAGATGCCGGAGAAACAGGGCGTAAACGCCCGCCGCGCCGACAGTTCCGAAAGTTCCGGGGGCAAACGGGATGTAGCCCAGTCCGAAAAGGGACGCCAGAGCGCGAACCGGTTTCACTTTTGCGTTTCCATTGACAGCAGCGCCTGTTTCATCCGCCGCCCGCCGCCCGCGCTGTATCCGCCCCCGTCCCGTGCGCCCACTACGCGGTGGCAGGGAATCAGTATGGGAAAGGGGTTTTTCGCAAGGGCGCGGGCGACCACCCTGCGGTAGTTTTCTCCGCCCAGCCGACCGGCGATCTCGGAGTAGGTTCTTGTCTGCCCGTGAGGGATTTTTGCCGTCTCCCGCCACACCCTGCGGTGAAAGTCCGGCGTTTTTTCCGGCGCGGCGGCTTCGCTGACAACCTTGCCCGCTTCCGCCGTTTCCCCGTGAACGGCGGCGGAGGCGGCGCTCAGGGCGCGGTCAAGAACCGCCGCCGTCTCTTTCGGCGCGCCCGCTTTGTCTGCGGGGGGTTGTTCAAAACCTACGGACACGCGCCGCAAACCGGCGGAGTCCGCAAACGCGGTTACAAATATGCCGCCCTGAAGCGTCAGTGTTTTTGAAAACATCTCCGTTGTTTTTTGAGTCATTGCGCCTCAATTATACGGCGGGGGGCGGGTAACAACAAACTGTAACGGGCGGCTCTTTCGTCACCCGCTTTTTTGTTTCCCGTGTTATAATTGCAAAGTCGGCAATACAAGAGCCGCCGGTGTTTCTCAAAGTTGGGCGTTTTTCAGCAGAGCCAAACCGTGCCCCCCGAACAGAGGGCCAAAGTTATCGGGATAGTCAACCAGAAAGGCGGTGTCGGCAAAACCACCACAGCCGTCAACCTTTCGGCAAGCCTCGCAACCATGGGGCGCAAAACACTGCTTGTGGATTTTGACCCGCAAGGCAACTCGTCAAGCGGCGTGGGCGTCTCCGCAAAAGA
This genomic interval from Candidatus Dadabacteria bacterium contains the following:
- a CDS encoding phosphatidylglycerophosphatase A gives rise to the protein MKPVRALASLFGLGYIPFAPGTFGTVGAAGVYALFLRHLDGQQFAVFCLVFTAAAVFVCGWEARALGAKDPQTIVMDEAAGFFWTAMFFSSGGAVEIASGFVLFRLFDITKPFPSRRLENLPGGWGIVLDDVYAGILAGAGVFALGRAGVAGFG
- a CDS encoding methylated-DNA--[protein]-cysteine S-methyltransferase, which translates into the protein MTQKTTEMFSKTLTLQGGIFVTAFADSAGLRRVSVGFEQPPADKAGAPKETAAVLDRALSAASAAVHGETAEAGKVVSEAAAPEKTPDFHRRVWRETAKIPHGQTRTYSEIAGRLGGENYRRVVARALAKNPFPILIPCHRVVGARDGGGYSAGGGRRMKQALLSMETQK